The following coding sequences lie in one Haematobia irritans isolate KBUSLIRL chromosome 3, ASM5000362v1, whole genome shotgun sequence genomic window:
- the AANATL7 gene encoding arylalkylamine N-acetyltransferase-like 7 — translation MEYKLITEDRYDDVIRHLKENFFADEPLNKAAGLCQRGLGNRDLEHHSLETLEDNLSLMAVTDNNEIAGVILNGILRPGDIEASQKKLELNDDEKFKKIFRLLYTINLKEDMFQRFDVDKIFDVRILSVDGRFRGQGIAKHLASHSEDIAREYGFKLMKTDATGIFSQKIFKSHGFEVALEQYYNKYVDELSRPILNVESPHIKLQLLYKVLD, via the exons ATGGAGTATAAGCTTATAACCGAGGATCGCTACGACGATGTCATACGgcatttaaaagaaaacttctttGCCGATGAACCCTTAAATAAAGCGGCTGGTTTATGTCAACGAGGCTTAGGCAATCGTGATTTGGAACATCATAGCTTGGAGACTTTGGAGGACAATTTAAGTTTAATGGCTGTAACTGATAACAATGAG ATTGCTGGTGTCATTCTTAATGGAATATTGCGTCCAGGTGATATTGAggcttcacaaaaaaaattggaattaaatgatgatgagaaattcaaaaaaattttccggCTCTTGtacacaataaatttaaaagaggatATGTTCCAAAGATTCGATGTggataaaatatttgatgtgcGCATATTATCCGTGGATGGCCGATTTAGAGGTCAAGGTATAGCCAAACATTTGGCAAGTCACAGTGAGGACATTGCAAGAGAATATGGATTTAAG cttATGAAAACCGATGCCACGGGTATTTTCTCGCAAAAGATTTTTAAATCCCATGGCTTTGAAGTAGCCTTGGAGCAATACTATAATAAATATGTGGATGAACTCAGTCGACCCATTTTAAATGTGGAATCTCCACACATCAAACTACAATTACTCTACAAAGTATTGGACTAA